The following are encoded in a window of Gopherus flavomarginatus isolate rGopFla2 chromosome 10, rGopFla2.mat.asm, whole genome shotgun sequence genomic DNA:
- the DES gene encoding desmin — MSQSYSSSQQRVSSYRRTFGGGSPAFSRSSVGSKGLASSVSSRVYQVSRSPTVPSLASLRVTRVAPLRSYQGGGELLDFSLADALNQEFLQTRTNEKVELQELNDRFASYIEKVRYLEQQNALLVTEVNRLKGKEPTHVAHLYEEELRSLRLQVDTLTSQRARADVERDNLLDDLQKLKQRLQEEIHLKEEAENNLAAFRADVDAATLARIDLERRIEALQEEIAFLKKVHEEEIRDLQAQLQEQHVQVEMDVSKPDLTAALRDIRAQYESIAAQNISEAEEWYKSKVSDLTQAANKNNDALRQAKQEMMEYRHQIQSYTCEIDALKGTNDSLMRQMRELEERFAGEASGYQDTIARLEEEIRHLKDEMARHLREYQDLLNVKMALDVEIATYRKLLEGEESRISLPIQTFSALNFRETSPEQRGSEVHTKKTVMIKTIETRDGEVVSEATEQKHEVL; from the exons ATGAGCCAGTCGTACTCCTCCAGCCAGCAGCGGGTCTCGTCCTACCGCCGCACCTTCGGCGGGGGCTCCCCGGCCTTCTCCCGCTCCTCCGTGGGCAGCAAGGGCCTGGCCAGCTCCGTCTCCTCCCGGGTCTACCAGGTGTCGCGCAGCCCCACCGTGCCCAGCCTGGCCAGCCTGCGCGTCACCCGCGTGGCCCCCCTGCGCTCCTACCAGGGCGGCGGGGAGCTGCTGGACTTCAGCCTGGCCGACGCCCTGAACCAGGAGTTCCTGCAGACCCGCACCAACGAgaaggtggagctgcaggagctgaACGACCGCTTCGCCAGCTACATCGAGAAGGTGCGCTACCTGGAGCAGCAGAACGCCCTGCTGGTCACCGAGGTCAACCGGCTCAAGGGCAAGGAGCCCACCCACGTGGCCCACctctacgaggaggagctgcgcTCGCTGCGCCTGCAGGTCGACACGCTCACCAGCCAGCGGGCCCGCGCCGACGTCGAGCGCGACAACCTGCTCGACGACCTGCAGAAGCTGAAGCAGAG gctGCAGGAGGAGATCCACCTGAAGGAGGAAGCTGAGAATAACCTGGCTGCCTTCCGAGCA GACGTGGACGCGGCCACGCTGGCGCGCATCGACCTGGAGAGACGCATCGAGGCCCTGCAGGAGGAGATCGCCTTCCTCAAGAAGGTGCACGAGGAG GAAATCCGAGACCTTCAGgcccagctgcaggagcagcatgtCCAGGTGGAGATGGACGTGTCCAAGCCAGACCTGACGGCCGCCCTGCGCGACATCCGCGCCCAGTACGAGAGCATCGCCGCCCAGAACATCTCGGAGGCCGAGGAGTGGTACAAGTCCAAG GTGTCCGACCTGACCCAGGCCGCCAACAAGAACAACGACGCCCTGCGCCAGGCCAAGCAGGAGATGATGGAGTATCGGCACCAGATCCAGTCCTACACCTGCGAGATCGACGCCCTCAAGGGCACG AATGACTCCCTGATGCGGCAGATGCGGGAGCTGGAGGAGCGCTTTGCCGGGGAGGCGAGCGGCTACCAGGACACCATCGCACGGCTGGAGGAGGAGATCCGGCACCTGAAGGACGAGATGGCGCGGCACCTGCGCGAGTACCAGGACCTGCTCAACGTCAAGATGGCGCTGGACGTGGAGATCGCCACCTACCGCAAGctgctggagggggaggaaagCCG GATCAGTCTCCCCATCCAGACCTTCTCGGCGCTCAACTTCCgcg AGACCAGCCCAGAGCAGCGAGGCTCAGAGGTTCACACCAAGAAGACCGTGATGATCAAGACCATAGAGACGCGTGATGGGGAG GTGGTGAGCGAGGCCACGGAGCAGAAGCACGAGGTGCTGTAG